The Dreissena polymorpha isolate Duluth1 chromosome 9, UMN_Dpol_1.0, whole genome shotgun sequence genome contains the following window.
TCTTATTAACGTGATGGGTCGAGTTTAAATCTTTTGAGATAGTTACTCCAAGGTACTTAGCAGTTTCAGCAGATTTTAGGGTTTTATCATGTAGAGTATATTCGAAGATGGTGGGgttctttaaaacaaataaacaaaacaaacttcAACTATACAGctataaatacatataacattttattattttatttaatattgtatagaCTGAACTTTAAAATGTTTCTACAGGAAATCTCAGCTTTTACATGGTCAGCCTCTCAATTCCTTCGTTCAAGGGAGGCAACTTACACATAACTCTTTATCGGGAATATGAAAAGGTTACACACGCGCAAACGGAAGGTCTGGCGCGATGGTTATATGCTGTCAGTCTTATCTTCAGCACTCACGGTTGATTTAGTATTACATATGGTATGTTAGCTAAGGATATAACCCTTTTGTACTTCATTGTTAATGAAAATGGTTTCTCTAGCCTGGGGTTTTTGCTCAAAATGACAGGCTACACACCACTGAATGCCGTTGTGTAATTTTAAATGTAGGTGTTTTGAATTGCAACACACACGAACACTTGTAATGGTATTTTTTACGTTATGACCTCATCTTTCAAACAATCAATGATTCTAGGTGTGAAAGTAGCATAGTCATGATGGATATTGACTAATATATTGCAAAGTAAATACAGAACAAAGAATCGATTTATTTGCGCTCGTGCAACAACCAGCGTCTTATAATTGCTTTGGTTCATAAAACAGTTAAAAGCAGCTGAGACACGTAATTTTATCAAGAAGTGTCAGAGCATCACCTCGAAGCATTTTTAATaactaaaatatgtgtttaaaaatgtGAGGTTAGATTAGTTGTTGGATATACatatggaataaaaataaaaataaatcgtAGACTCGTCAAAATGACTTGTCTTGCGTATAAATGTGTACAttcttaaataaatgtatacttttttgcgTGTAGATTACTTTTGCATTCCAAAATTTATGTTCATTACAAATTcttgcaaatatatttttaattatatttgcgAAACGACATGTATTTGTATACCACTtttaataaagatatatatatacatgtgtagttgTTAGTCCTTACTTTAAAGTTAACACTTTAATACGTATAgtgttattatatttttgcaaattcggaacatttaaatgtttaatttaaaagtttTAACTGTTTAAACAGCTTCTTTTTGCGTGTATGTAcatgtgcgtgcgcgtgtgtacATGTGCGAGTATGGTTATTAAAAGACaccgattatttcaaaatatttataaagacaTTTTAAAAGATTTATAAAGATAAAGTATATAGCCAGTAGGGGATAATTCTGCCTTAAGTGCGGGACGAGAAACCGGGTCCTCTAGCTATCACGGCAAGTGCTTTACAAAGTAAGCTAACTGAACCGCAGAGTCCGtggcttaaagaaatttctgtaaaaaatattttaaaaatagatataaatatactagacctccctaattttggaaataaattgatcccatttttaaagatgggagagtccactaggcataaatgggttaacttgcTTTGGAAAAGTGCTATTCGATGCCGATCATAAACGTTTATTGGTGATAACTATCTATACGCACGCAGGAACGCACGCACGAACCTGCGCACGTACGCAAGCACGAACGGACGCACACAAACACACTCACGcgcttcatttgtttgtttttttaatcaattacatAACAAGTCGCTGAATAAACGTATGCAATTTAATAACAAAGATTTAAGTAAATTTGGACACATtaaaacaattgagtaataagaaAAATCAGGTTGGTTCTATATAATGTTTTTAGGAAACTAACAGGTTGCGATTGTTGTCGTAACATCGTTAGTATTCATCTTTAAAGCACTTGTCATGTTCTTTAAAGTCCCATAATGTAGAGGCGGAGGCGACATAACTTCCGCAAATTTCGCCATGTTCTGTCTTTTAAAAATCTCACTAGCAGTCGAGGCATGAAAAGCGCCCTCTTGATGACGTAATGAACGCTGCGGTCTCGCGCAATCAGCTCGATCCTCGTCATTCCCGCTGTCGCTGTCGGACATAACAAGTGAGTGCCCTGAGAGTCGGGGGTTGCTATGTTTGTCCTCAAAATAGCCGGACGTTTCTAAACGTCGGTTTGAATTTTCTGAATCTGGCCTCCGAAATGTGGAAGTACGAGCCATGTTTGCTGAGTACCGATCGGGTATGTGTTGCCCGTAGGCGGAGGAAAATATCAGATCACCGTCcgattggaataagtttttaggggtatgATTTTCAGACCTCATGGAAATAAACGGGTCACGTTTATTTTCCAGTGTTTCCTGGGGATAAACGATGTCTCGCGTATGTTTATGATGCAATAATCTTTCCCTGTCGCCATTTAAATCAAGATTATCTTCAAACTGCGGCACAAAATCGCTAGAAATGCCACAGTTGGTGGCTTGATTCCCCTGCGTCTCATTGTGCTCCGATTTTCTGACGTCACCATCGGGGTCGGTAGAGCGCCTTGAAGGCACGTGTATCGCGTTCAGTTCAACGTGGGGACACTCGTGACGCAAATCGCCGTTCGTCGGTAGTATGATGTCGTcctacaaaacataaaataaatcatgtaGAGGTTAACAAAAGAAGTTCAATGTATGCAACAACAAATGGCATTCGAAATAAATGGcgttgtaaaatatataaaagaatgttatacaaataaaaaGATATTGTTAACATAATGACTTAAATGAAACATCTTAAACCTGTTGTCTTAAATGACCTATATGCAAAACTGAACAAAACTatcgatttttatttttttggtataaCAGCCAGCACAATGTGTTCC
Protein-coding sequences here:
- the LOC127846629 gene encoding uncharacterized protein LOC127846629, whose product is MAKLEWYAQLKVFSLGQCLLVIAKLPFLEALTQDLKTYTSCNDVIDMETQKVHQAALELSISSATNSDSRVSCDFTIRTGIGSHVMFYFTELYLGSPNRTERVDRACLEPRDVNGPYESVPTGMRPIICSKTEVEIGSKVYATTGNALSLRFYRNRGFGIDVHFKIVFAAFRLGSCRTSERKCNNERCIAHEIVCNGHNPCGDHSDCPTGLEHLSSWAMSGIVILGLLCGGIVIIMATVCLQRAGSKRYEMDDIILPTNGDLRHECPHVELNAIHVPSRRSTDPDGDVRKSEHNETQGNQATNCGISSDFVPQFEDNLDLNGDRERLLHHKHTRDIVYPQETLENKRDPFISMRSENHTPKNLFQSDGDLIFSSAYGQHIPDRYSANMARTSTFRRPDSENSNRRLETSGYFEDKHSNPRLSGHSLVMSDSDSGNDEDRADCARPQRSLRHQEGAFHASTASEIFKRQNMAKFAEVMSPPPLHYGTLKNMTSALKMNTNDVTTTIATC